One region of Natronorubrum aibiense genomic DNA includes:
- a CDS encoding cobalt-precorrin-7 (C(5))-methyltransferase translates to MSDEYDLESGPDPATFAAATPEPDIEDATDEPVYAVGVGPGNQEYLTPRGERAIREADVVVGFTTVVEFVEDLTDANLLTCGYKDEAEALEEFADRVAAGESGTAVAMGDPNHSGYQFVGKVQDAVERASTSPDSQARQDAVNGSDPETPIRVVPGISSIQLAASRARTPMEDTEFVTLHKSGDLEADMDRLATAVTADERHLLVLPRPYDRMPGDIAQFLLEEGAEPDLEALVLEKLTHEDEQIHRFTLAALSEHAGGSGKEDTPFSDLIVLAVRQPV, encoded by the coding sequence ATGAGCGACGAGTACGATCTCGAGTCGGGGCCGGATCCGGCGACGTTCGCCGCGGCAACGCCGGAGCCGGACATCGAGGACGCGACGGATGAGCCGGTCTACGCCGTCGGCGTTGGGCCGGGCAATCAGGAGTATCTCACGCCGCGAGGCGAACGCGCGATCCGCGAGGCCGACGTCGTCGTCGGCTTCACCACGGTCGTCGAGTTCGTCGAGGACCTCACCGACGCCAACTTGCTGACCTGTGGCTACAAAGACGAAGCCGAGGCGCTCGAGGAGTTCGCCGACCGGGTCGCCGCCGGCGAGTCGGGCACTGCGGTCGCGATGGGCGATCCCAACCACTCAGGGTATCAGTTCGTCGGGAAGGTTCAGGACGCCGTGGAACGCGCTTCCACGAGCCCTGACTCGCAGGCTCGTCAGGATGCGGTGAACGGTTCGGATCCAGAGACGCCGATACGCGTCGTCCCCGGCATCTCTTCGATCCAGTTGGCCGCCAGCCGCGCCCGAACGCCGATGGAGGACACCGAGTTCGTCACGCTGCACAAAAGCGGCGACCTCGAGGCGGACATGGACCGACTCGCAACCGCCGTGACGGCGGACGAACGCCATCTTCTCGTGCTTCCGCGACCCTACGATCGGATGCCCGGCGATATCGCCCAGTTCCTGCTCGAAGAGGGGGCCGAGCCGGATCTCGAGGCGCTGGTACTCGAGAAGCTAACCCACGAAGACGAGCAAATTCACCGCTTTACGCTCGCAGCGCTATCCGAGCACGCTGGCGGCAGTGGGAAAGAAGACACACCGTTTTCCGATCTGATCGTTCTCGCGGTGCGACAGCCGGTCTAA
- a CDS encoding precorrin-8X methylmutase, whose protein sequence is MTEHEFEDEYADLGATTQKAMDIAETSMDIVRQFVPDETLADRIRQKSVHSMGDIEFQHLIEFTGGDDLGDDKDAPVRAGARAILEEATIVTDITMSKAGITGRGHNCEKRKAIGNGAELAKETGMTRTAASVLELDKQGVYDGSIAVIGNAPTAAFALADCIENGTRPAVIVATPVGFVKAEESRQRIREVSEEYDVPAITNVGRRGGSGLAAALTNELIHVAKDVRTDDLELDIDAETRAARSGGHPTEGE, encoded by the coding sequence ATGACTGAGCACGAGTTCGAGGACGAGTACGCCGATCTGGGCGCGACCACGCAGAAGGCGATGGATATCGCGGAGACAAGCATGGACATCGTCCGGCAGTTCGTGCCCGACGAGACGCTGGCCGACCGGATTCGACAGAAGTCTGTCCACTCGATGGGCGACATCGAGTTCCAGCATCTGATCGAGTTTACCGGCGGCGACGACCTCGGCGACGACAAGGACGCACCAGTTCGCGCCGGCGCGCGGGCCATCCTCGAGGAGGCGACCATCGTCACCGATATCACGATGTCGAAAGCCGGGATCACCGGCCGCGGCCACAACTGCGAGAAGCGCAAGGCGATCGGCAACGGGGCCGAACTGGCAAAGGAAACGGGGATGACCCGAACCGCAGCCTCGGTGCTCGAACTCGACAAACAGGGCGTCTACGACGGTTCGATCGCCGTGATCGGCAACGCCCCGACGGCCGCGTTCGCGCTCGCGGACTGCATCGAGAACGGCACGCGCCCCGCGGTGATCGTTGCGACCCCCGTCGGCTTCGTCAAGGCCGAGGAGAGCCGCCAACGGATTCGCGAGGTCAGCGAGGAATACGACGTGCCGGCGATCACCAACGTCGGCCGTCGCGGCGGCAGCGGCCTCGCGGCCGCGCTGACGAACGAGCTGATCCACGTTGCGAAAGACGTCCGGACGGACGACCTCGAGTTGGATATCGACGCCGAAACGCGAGCGGCTCGATCCGGCGGCCACCCGACGGAGGGCGAGTGA
- the cobN gene encoding cobaltochelatase subunit CobN, giving the protein MARIGIYTATENELGSIGRAAERLEDVELVVRSESDLESEADIEEFVEELRDATAAVFWLHGAEDSMPGYEYATGTLEEAGVPLIVKATGDAYAVEDTTVSAAHRDRAYEYLEKGGTINVANLCRFLVSEYEGRDVDYDEPTALPTEGVYHPDYPGIEYEELLETHDHDKPTVAVWFYESHWTHENTRYVDAQVRALEEQGANALPIFCNPATDTNEQEDAEWVTDTWLIDDAGEPIVDAVLSSFMFSLSMDERGRSASDEGSSAEDVFLDRLGVPVLQTVTTMRSRSRYESGDTGVMGFELALSVALPEFDGNVITHPISGKERTDDEAGIGSAPKHHFPIDDRIDHATRLAVNWAQLRHTPNEDKRVAVVLHNYPPSDDGIGTAFGLDSPESTVNLLSELEARGYELGDDMPEDGQTLVEKLTAQLTLEDRWVAPEDVRDLSVDVVSADTYAQWFSDADERFQENVLEEWGEVPDRPFAIPGVEFGNVLVTVQPPRGFGMDPSKVYHDSDLQPPHDYYAFYGWLRNEFEADAVVHLGTHGSLEWLPGKTVGLNGASAPDQLIDDVPNVYPYIVNNPGEGTQAKRRSYAAIVDYLTPVMRNAGTYDELSELEELANQYREAGMEDARADDGEHLEDLMREKVEELDLAVELGIAGTIDEKADVRGPDEAGSTLAEGIVEGDELEIDDLVERIHEYLTDVKTTQIRLGLHTMSEPPEGERLVEYLVALTRLENPGAPSLRESVAGALGVDYETMLESPGEYDDALGMTYAEAADVVYETSVDLIETLAANEFDVPVSEREMGADDVSSERREDEARQTKSDGEVNINLLIVDLETIGDARAKPGAHDDLRKALAYICEEAQPRVQGAEDEIPRTADALSGEYVPPGGSGAPTRGGVDLLPTARNFYTLDPRKVPAKAAWQVGSEVAEGVLERHYNENDEYPEEIGVVAWGTPTVRTRGETIAQVLAMMGVEPQWTDAGRIDDVEPIPLEELDRPRIDVTTRVSGLFRDAFPAAAGVIHDAVDAVVDLDEPHEMNYVKKHVEEEQADLEDDGLDEKEARKAAKHRVFTTKPGGYGAGTNKAVDEGNWDDRSDLASVYVQWGGYAMGSRGRVSDAHDAFERRLSSVDATVKIEDTMEQDEFDSSDWYAFHGGFISAVSEISGEEPASYVGDSSDPDNVSVYTNEEKVRKAMRARVLNPDWLESMEEHGYKGAGDLSTTVDVTLGWDATTGVVSDTLWEEVAAKFAFDEDRQEWMREVNPWALESITDTLLEAIERDLWDADDETVDRLRDLNLEVEGDLEVRTTNPTMKVTNDD; this is encoded by the coding sequence ATGGCACGGATCGGGATTTACACCGCGACGGAGAACGAACTCGGCTCGATCGGCCGGGCTGCCGAGCGTCTCGAGGACGTCGAGCTGGTCGTCCGCTCGGAAAGCGACCTCGAAAGCGAGGCCGATATCGAGGAGTTCGTCGAGGAATTGCGCGACGCCACGGCAGCCGTCTTCTGGCTGCACGGGGCCGAAGACAGCATGCCGGGCTACGAGTACGCGACGGGCACGCTCGAGGAGGCGGGGGTTCCCCTGATCGTCAAGGCGACCGGCGACGCCTACGCCGTCGAGGACACGACGGTCAGTGCGGCCCATCGCGACCGCGCCTACGAGTACCTCGAAAAAGGCGGGACGATCAACGTCGCGAACCTGTGTCGCTTCCTCGTATCCGAGTACGAGGGCCGCGACGTCGACTACGACGAGCCGACGGCCCTCCCGACGGAGGGCGTCTACCACCCCGACTATCCGGGAATCGAGTACGAAGAACTGCTCGAGACCCACGACCACGACAAGCCGACGGTCGCGGTCTGGTTCTACGAGTCCCACTGGACCCACGAGAACACCCGCTACGTCGACGCACAGGTCCGGGCGCTCGAGGAGCAGGGCGCGAACGCCTTGCCGATTTTCTGTAATCCGGCGACGGACACGAACGAACAGGAAGACGCCGAGTGGGTGACCGACACGTGGCTGATAGACGACGCGGGCGAGCCGATCGTCGACGCCGTGCTCTCTTCGTTTATGTTCTCGCTCTCGATGGACGAGCGCGGCCGCAGTGCGAGTGATGAGGGCTCGAGCGCAGAGGACGTCTTCCTCGACCGACTGGGCGTTCCCGTGCTCCAGACCGTGACCACGATGCGCTCGCGCTCGCGGTACGAATCCGGCGATACGGGCGTGATGGGCTTCGAACTCGCCCTCTCTGTGGCGCTGCCGGAGTTCGACGGCAACGTCATCACGCACCCCATCTCGGGCAAAGAGCGCACCGACGACGAGGCCGGCATCGGCAGCGCGCCGAAACATCACTTCCCGATCGACGACCGGATCGACCACGCCACGCGGTTGGCGGTCAACTGGGCACAACTACGACACACCCCCAACGAGGACAAGCGAGTTGCAGTCGTCCTCCACAACTACCCGCCGAGCGACGACGGGATCGGGACCGCGTTCGGGCTCGATTCGCCCGAGTCGACCGTGAACCTGCTCTCCGAACTCGAGGCCCGCGGCTACGAGCTGGGCGACGACATGCCCGAGGACGGGCAGACGCTCGTCGAAAAACTGACCGCCCAGCTCACCCTCGAGGATCGCTGGGTCGCCCCGGAAGACGTCCGCGACCTGTCGGTCGACGTGGTTTCCGCAGATACCTACGCGCAGTGGTTCTCGGACGCCGACGAGCGATTTCAGGAGAACGTTCTCGAGGAGTGGGGCGAGGTTCCCGACCGTCCGTTCGCGATTCCGGGCGTCGAGTTCGGCAACGTGCTCGTCACCGTCCAGCCCCCGCGCGGGTTCGGGATGGACCCCTCGAAAGTCTACCACGACTCGGACCTGCAGCCACCCCACGACTACTACGCCTTCTACGGCTGGCTCCGAAACGAGTTCGAGGCCGACGCGGTCGTCCACCTCGGAACCCACGGCAGCCTCGAGTGGCTCCCCGGCAAAACGGTCGGACTCAACGGCGCAAGCGCGCCGGATCAGCTGATCGACGACGTTCCGAACGTCTACCCCTACATCGTCAACAACCCCGGCGAGGGAACCCAGGCCAAGCGGCGCTCCTATGCCGCCATCGTCGACTACCTCACGCCAGTCATGCGAAACGCCGGCACGTACGACGAACTATCCGAACTCGAGGAACTGGCCAACCAGTACCGCGAGGCCGGGATGGAAGACGCCCGCGCCGACGACGGCGAACACCTCGAGGATCTCATGCGTGAGAAAGTCGAGGAATTGGATCTCGCGGTCGAACTCGGAATCGCGGGCACCATCGACGAGAAAGCCGACGTCCGCGGCCCCGACGAGGCCGGCTCGACGCTCGCTGAAGGCATCGTCGAGGGCGATGAACTCGAGATCGACGACCTCGTCGAACGGATTCACGAGTATCTCACCGACGTCAAAACGACCCAGATCCGACTCGGGCTCCATACGATGTCCGAGCCGCCAGAAGGCGAGCGCCTCGTGGAGTATCTCGTCGCGCTGACCCGCCTCGAGAATCCCGGCGCGCCGAGCCTGCGCGAGAGCGTGGCGGGCGCGCTGGGCGTCGACTACGAAACGATGCTCGAGTCGCCGGGCGAGTACGACGACGCGCTCGGCATGACCTACGCCGAGGCTGCTGACGTGGTCTACGAGACCAGCGTCGACCTGATCGAGACACTGGCGGCGAACGAGTTCGACGTCCCCGTCTCGGAACGAGAGATGGGGGCCGATGACGTCTCGTCCGAGCGCCGCGAGGACGAGGCTCGTCAAACGAAGTCTGACGGTGAGGTCAACATCAACCTCCTGATCGTCGACCTCGAGACGATCGGCGACGCGCGGGCGAAGCCGGGGGCCCACGACGACCTCCGGAAGGCCCTCGCGTACATCTGCGAGGAGGCCCAGCCCCGCGTGCAGGGGGCCGAAGACGAGATCCCGCGAACTGCGGACGCGTTATCAGGCGAGTACGTCCCGCCGGGTGGATCGGGCGCGCCGACCCGTGGTGGCGTCGACTTACTGCCCACGGCCCGAAACTTCTACACGCTCGATCCGCGCAAGGTGCCAGCGAAGGCCGCCTGGCAGGTCGGAAGCGAGGTCGCCGAGGGCGTCCTCGAGCGCCACTACAACGAAAACGACGAATATCCCGAGGAAATCGGCGTCGTGGCGTGGGGGACCCCCACAGTACGCACCCGCGGCGAGACGATCGCACAGGTGCTCGCGATGATGGGTGTCGAACCCCAGTGGACTGACGCCGGTCGCATCGACGACGTCGAGCCGATCCCACTCGAGGAACTCGATCGACCCAGAATCGACGTCACCACGCGCGTCTCCGGGCTGTTCCGGGATGCGTTCCCTGCCGCGGCGGGTGTCATCCACGACGCCGTCGATGCCGTAGTCGACCTCGACGAACCCCACGAGATGAACTACGTGAAGAAACACGTCGAGGAAGAGCAGGCCGACCTCGAGGACGACGGACTGGACGAGAAAGAGGCTCGAAAAGCGGCGAAACACCGCGTGTTCACGACGAAACCCGGCGGCTACGGAGCCGGCACGAACAAGGCCGTTGATGAGGGCAACTGGGACGACCGCTCGGATCTCGCGAGCGTCTACGTCCAGTGGGGCGGCTATGCGATGGGGTCGCGCGGTCGGGTATCGGACGCCCACGACGCCTTCGAACGGCGACTCTCGAGCGTCGACGCCACCGTAAAGATCGAGGACACGATGGAACAGGACGAGTTCGACTCCTCGGACTGGTACGCCTTCCACGGCGGGTTCATTTCCGCGGTGTCGGAGATATCGGGTGAGGAGCCCGCCTCCTACGTCGGCGACTCCTCGGACCCGGACAACGTCTCGGTCTACACGAACGAGGAGAAAGTCCGCAAAGCGATGCGCGCTCGCGTGCTCAACCCCGACTGGCTCGAGTCGATGGAGGAACACGGCTACAAGGGTGCGGGAGACCTCTCGACGACGGTCGACGTGACGCTGGGCTGGGACGCGACCACCGGCGTCGTCTCGGATACACTGTGGGAGGAAGTCGCCGCGAAGTTCGCTTTCGACGAGGACCGACAAGAGTGGATGCGCGAGGTCAATCCGTGGGCGCTCGAGTCCATCACAGACACGCTGCTCGAGGCCATCGAACGCGATCTCTGGGACGCCGACGACGAGACGGTCGACCGGCTGCGCGATCTGAACCTCGAGGTCGAGGGAGATCTCGAGGTGCGGACGACCAACCCGACGATGAAGGTGACCAACGATGACTGA
- a CDS encoding VWA domain-containing protein encodes MVADAGDKKLSSLPFPAIVGQAELKRVLLAVATDDGLDGALISGEKGTAKSTAVRGLVELLPEQRAVADCLYGCAPDDSSRQCADCRERDPADLPVETRPVPLVTLPLGATRDRVVGTLSVEDALAGEADFDPGLLARANRGILYVDEVNLLDDHLVDVILDAAASGVNSVERDGISRSHPADFTLIGTMNPEEGDLRPQLRDRFALQATVEGCQDLEDRVEIIDRALGDGDGTDLRSEYADETASLRDELAAARERRSNVTLPDEFKTEIAELCLAAGVDGHRGDVATARTAMTLAALEGRTTVIESDVHEAARYALPHRLRSTPFEDEPEFEDVLEDRFDEGEPDEGEGDEAGDESEADGDGETGNESGGEDRSDHDDADLGPEDGSDGGGDDGRSDDNSGAAGDEPSPADTGPEEGGDGDETADSSDRESEDGDSEDEAQPLVPGQQRTEITAVGEARAPELESPDVERRTTTDVGGSRASTTPSVDNRGARVRTEPASSDGAIDAAASVRSAAARGSSRVENVDLRQSVRAGETSVTIVFAVDASASMRPAMETAKGVVLELLRESYQQRDQVAFVAFAGDGAEVLLPPTDSVSLAARHLKELPTGDRTPLPAGIETSRRVLERAETDASVVVLVTDGRANVADGSPTASTRQAARRLAADGATVLVVDAGDDSRAGLSKLVADEADGELVDLESLSIETVRTAANRAAADESSCQ; translated from the coding sequence ATGGTTGCAGACGCTGGGGACAAAAAGTTATCGTCACTTCCCTTTCCGGCGATCGTCGGGCAAGCGGAACTCAAACGCGTGTTGCTCGCCGTCGCGACGGACGACGGACTCGACGGCGCACTGATTTCCGGCGAGAAAGGCACCGCGAAGTCGACCGCTGTCCGTGGGCTCGTCGAGTTGCTGCCCGAGCAGCGAGCCGTCGCCGACTGCCTCTACGGCTGTGCGCCCGACGACTCGAGCCGGCAGTGTGCGGACTGTCGAGAGCGCGACCCCGCGGACCTGCCGGTCGAAACGCGTCCCGTTCCGCTCGTGACCCTGCCACTGGGGGCGACTCGAGACCGCGTCGTTGGCACGCTCTCGGTCGAGGATGCACTGGCTGGTGAGGCCGACTTCGACCCCGGCCTGCTGGCGCGTGCGAACCGCGGCATCCTCTACGTCGACGAAGTCAACTTGCTCGACGATCACCTCGTGGACGTCATCCTCGATGCGGCCGCAAGCGGCGTCAACAGCGTCGAACGCGACGGAATCAGTCGTTCTCATCCGGCCGACTTCACCCTTATCGGCACGATGAACCCCGAGGAAGGCGACCTCCGTCCCCAGTTGCGCGATCGCTTCGCCCTCCAGGCGACCGTCGAGGGCTGTCAGGACCTCGAGGACCGCGTCGAGATCATCGACCGCGCGCTCGGGGACGGCGACGGGACCGACCTCCGGAGCGAGTACGCCGACGAGACGGCGTCGCTTCGCGACGAACTCGCTGCGGCCCGCGAGCGCCGCTCGAACGTCACCCTCCCCGACGAGTTCAAAACGGAGATCGCCGAGCTCTGTCTCGCCGCCGGCGTCGACGGCCACCGCGGCGACGTCGCGACGGCTCGGACCGCCATGACACTTGCCGCGCTCGAGGGGCGGACGACAGTCATCGAGTCGGATGTCCACGAAGCTGCCCGCTACGCCCTGCCCCACCGGCTGCGGAGCACGCCGTTCGAAGACGAGCCGGAATTCGAGGACGTCCTCGAGGATCGCTTCGACGAGGGGGAGCCGGACGAGGGCGAGGGTGACGAGGCAGGCGACGAGAGTGAGGCCGACGGAGACGGTGAGACGGGAAACGAATCCGGCGGCGAAGATCGTAGCGACCACGACGACGCCGATTTGGGGCCCGAAGACGGGTCCGATGGCGGTGGTGACGACGGCCGCTCCGACGACAATAGCGGCGCAGCTGGTGACGAGCCGTCACCCGCCGACACTGGTCCTGAGGAGGGTGGCGACGGCGACGAGACTGCCGACTCGAGCGACCGAGAATCGGAGGACGGCGACAGCGAGGACGAGGCCCAGCCGCTCGTGCCCGGCCAGCAACGGACCGAAATCACCGCCGTCGGCGAGGCTCGAGCACCCGAGCTCGAGTCGCCGGACGTCGAGCGCCGGACCACAACGGACGTGGGTGGCTCGCGCGCGAGTACGACACCGAGCGTCGACAACCGTGGGGCACGCGTCCGGACGGAACCTGCCTCGAGCGACGGGGCTATCGACGCGGCGGCGTCGGTCCGGTCGGCCGCCGCCCGCGGGAGTTCGCGCGTCGAAAACGTGGATCTCCGGCAGTCGGTTCGAGCCGGCGAGACATCGGTGACGATCGTCTTCGCCGTCGACGCCAGCGCCTCGATGCGACCCGCGATGGAGACCGCCAAAGGCGTCGTCCTCGAACTGCTGCGGGAGAGCTACCAGCAGCGCGATCAGGTCGCCTTCGTCGCCTTCGCGGGCGACGGTGCCGAGGTCCTCCTGCCCCCGACCGACAGCGTCTCGCTCGCCGCCCGTCACTTGAAAGAGCTCCCGACGGGCGATCGGACGCCACTTCCGGCGGGGATCGAGACCTCGAGACGGGTGCTCGAGCGCGCGGAGACGGACGCGTCGGTCGTCGTCCTCGTGACGGACGGCCGGGCCAACGTCGCCGACGGGAGCCCGACGGCTTCGACGCGGCAGGCCGCACGCAGGCTCGCGGCCGACGGGGCTACAGTCCTCGTCGTCGACGCCGGCGACGACAGCCGAGCCGGTCTCTCGAAACTGGTCGCGGACGAAGCGGACGGCGAACTGGTCGATCTCGAGTCGCTGTCGATCGAGACGGTTCGGACAGCGGCGAATCGAGCCGCCGCGGACGAGTCGTCGTGTCAGTGA
- a CDS encoding uracil-xanthine permease family protein encodes MTTEGDKQGQRDAGGGVDRDVSDHIEYGIDDRPPLGESTVLGIQHYLTMVGANIAVPLILASEMGMPADVTARFIGTFFVVSGIATLAQTTFGNRYPIVQGAPFSMLAPALAIIAVVTAGGVGGGSDWQTALLQLQGAIIVAATVQVLMGYFGLVGKLQRFLSPVVIAPTIALIGLALFNAPQITTADQSWWLLGLTLALIILFSQYLDLKHKAFRLYPVLLAIAIAWIVAATLSITGVLGSGHPGYVPLGDVTETSAVLPIYPFQWGVPEFTTAFVIGMFAGVLASIVESIGDYYAVANLTGSGAPSEKRINHGIGMEGLMNVFSGIMGTGGSTSYSENIGAIGLTGVASRYVVKIGAAVMLVVGFIGYFGQLIATIPDPIVGGLFIAMFAQIVAVGISNLKHVDLDSSRNVFVIGFALFVGLAIPEYMANFASTLEFRDAVALEATLAPLLEADAIAGTAIAISLEAAIQAFVDTVFIIGSTGMAVGGLAALVLDNTIPGSREERGLAEWDRLTEDDADFQTFWERWVGSDADTDHRS; translated from the coding sequence ATGACTACCGAGGGGGACAAACAGGGACAGCGGGACGCTGGCGGTGGTGTCGACCGCGACGTTAGCGACCATATCGAGTACGGAATCGACGACCGACCGCCGCTGGGTGAATCGACGGTGCTCGGCATCCAGCACTATCTGACAATGGTCGGTGCGAACATCGCGGTGCCGCTGATTCTGGCGAGTGAAATGGGAATGCCGGCAGACGTGACTGCACGGTTTATCGGTACGTTCTTCGTCGTTTCGGGGATCGCGACGCTCGCGCAGACGACGTTCGGGAACCGATATCCGATCGTGCAGGGGGCGCCGTTCTCGATGCTCGCGCCCGCACTGGCGATCATCGCCGTCGTCACTGCCGGTGGCGTGGGGGGCGGAAGTGACTGGCAAACCGCGCTGTTACAACTACAGGGCGCGATCATCGTTGCCGCGACCGTTCAGGTCTTGATGGGCTATTTCGGGCTCGTCGGCAAACTCCAGCGGTTTCTCTCGCCCGTCGTCATCGCGCCGACGATCGCGCTGATCGGACTGGCGCTGTTCAACGCACCACAGATCACGACGGCAGACCAGAGCTGGTGGCTGCTCGGACTGACGCTCGCCCTCATTATCCTGTTCTCACAGTATCTCGACCTCAAACACAAGGCGTTCCGGTTGTATCCGGTTTTGCTCGCGATCGCGATCGCCTGGATCGTCGCCGCAACGCTGTCGATCACCGGCGTCCTCGGGAGTGGCCACCCGGGATACGTCCCGCTCGGTGACGTCACCGAGACGTCCGCCGTCCTGCCGATCTACCCATTCCAGTGGGGCGTTCCCGAGTTCACGACCGCGTTCGTCATCGGGATGTTCGCCGGCGTGCTCGCCTCCATCGTCGAGAGCATCGGCGACTACTACGCCGTCGCGAATCTGACCGGCTCTGGCGCACCCAGCGAGAAACGCATCAACCACGGCATCGGGATGGAGGGGCTGATGAACGTCTTCTCGGGAATTATGGGAACCGGTGGCTCGACGTCGTACTCCGAAAACATCGGTGCGATCGGACTCACCGGCGTCGCCTCCCGCTATGTCGTCAAGATCGGCGCGGCCGTCATGCTCGTCGTCGGCTTCATCGGCTACTTCGGACAGCTGATCGCGACGATCCCCGACCCGATCGTCGGCGGCCTCTTCATCGCGATGTTCGCCCAGATCGTCGCCGTCGGCATCAGCAATCTCAAACACGTCGATCTCGACTCCTCGAGGAACGTCTTCGTCATCGGCTTCGCGCTGTTCGTCGGGTTGGCCATCCCCGAGTACATGGCCAACTTCGCCTCGACGCTCGAGTTCCGCGATGCGGTCGCACTCGAGGCGACACTCGCGCCGCTGCTCGAGGCGGACGCGATCGCCGGCACCGCAATCGCGATTTCGCTCGAGGCGGCGATTCAGGCGTTCGTCGACACGGTGTTCATCATCGGCTCGACGGGGATGGCCGTCGGCGGACTCGCCGCGCTCGTCCTCGACAACACGATTCCGGGCAGCCGCGAGGAACGCGGCCTCGCCGAGTGGGATCGCCTCACCGAAGACGACGCCGACTTCCAGACGTTCTGGGAGCGCTGGGTCGGCTCCGACGCGGACACCGACCACCGGAGCTGA
- a CDS encoding alpha/beta fold hydrolase: protein MATLPLEDGTLWYETHGDGQPLVFIHGGWMNGQAWTPQVERFADEYQVVTLDVRGHGKTGATEPSQYSIELFTDDLEALLAHLDLEAPILCGLSLGSMVTQEFLDRHPDRAAGAVLGGAVRSMPPMDLPPGMKPLLSPMPALTTSLSMMGPETMFRSLLLSIQATTGEQWLSIDPSVRATALDAVGEISRDEFRKVFGALYRYEPSELTHVETPALVIHGEQEAPLVKRQGRQLVSELAAGERLELSNSGHLVNQDRPNAFNAATASFLEPTAQ from the coding sequence ATGGCAACACTTCCGCTCGAGGACGGCACACTCTGGTACGAGACCCACGGTGACGGCCAGCCGCTGGTGTTCATCCACGGTGGCTGGATGAACGGACAAGCCTGGACTCCACAGGTCGAGCGCTTCGCCGACGAGTATCAGGTGGTTACCCTCGACGTTCGCGGCCACGGCAAGACTGGGGCGACCGAACCCAGCCAGTATTCGATCGAGCTGTTTACCGACGACCTCGAGGCGCTTCTCGCCCACCTCGACCTCGAGGCGCCGATCCTCTGTGGACTCTCACTCGGCTCGATGGTTACACAGGAGTTCCTCGATCGGCATCCCGACCGCGCAGCGGGTGCCGTCCTCGGCGGGGCGGTTCGCTCGATGCCGCCCATGGATCTCCCACCGGGGATGAAACCGCTCCTGTCGCCGATGCCGGCGCTGACGACGTCGCTGTCGATGATGGGGCCGGAGACGATGTTCCGATCGTTGCTGCTGTCGATTCAGGCGACGACCGGCGAGCAGTGGCTGTCGATCGATCCGTCGGTGCGAGCAACGGCGCTGGACGCCGTCGGCGAAATCTCTCGAGACGAGTTCCGGAAGGTCTTCGGCGCACTCTACCGGTACGAACCGTCCGAGCTCACTCACGTCGAAACCCCGGCGCTCGTCATCCACGGCGAGCAGGAAGCGCCGCTGGTCAAACGACAGGGCCGACAACTCGTCTCGGAACTCGCTGCAGGTGAACGGCTCGAGCTCTCGAACTCGGGCCATCTGGTGAATCAGGATCGGCCGAACGCGTTCAACGCGGCGACCGCGTCGTTTCTCGAGCCGACAGCGCAGTAG
- a CDS encoding MaoC family dehydratase, with protein MSSNRPESDTADSTVPSNEHWSSVSKHVVNSYLEANNALLAAMGLSPSSDRHTGTLTARHSPETAEAPITELAFGDESWLMERSVDDYDDLDVGEYVRFTKTIDDTDVSAFAHISGDTNQLHLVESFAEQTQFGGRIAHGTLVAGTISAALARFPGLTIYLSQDLEFRAPVEVGTAVTATCEIVEELGETRYRLHTSVETDEAVTVIDGEAIVVIKSPPEH; from the coding sequence ATGAGCAGCAATCGTCCGGAGTCCGACACCGCTGACAGCACGGTCCCATCGAACGAGCACTGGTCGAGCGTTTCCAAACACGTCGTCAACAGCTATCTCGAGGCCAACAACGCGCTCCTCGCAGCGATGGGGCTCTCGCCGTCGAGTGATCGACATACGGGAACGCTCACCGCACGACACAGCCCCGAGACTGCGGAGGCACCGATCACGGAACTCGCCTTCGGCGACGAGTCGTGGCTGATGGAGCGGTCGGTCGACGACTACGACGACCTCGATGTCGGCGAGTACGTCCGGTTTACCAAGACGATCGACGACACCGACGTCTCTGCGTTCGCCCACATTTCCGGCGACACGAACCAACTGCACCTGGTAGAGTCGTTTGCCGAACAGACCCAGTTCGGCGGTCGGATCGCCCACGGCACCCTCGTCGCCGGCACGATCAGTGCTGCGCTGGCTCGCTTTCCCGGCCTGACGATCTATCTCTCCCAGGACCTCGAGTTTCGGGCCCCGGTCGAGGTCGGCACGGCAGTCACCGCCACCTGTGAAATCGTCGAGGAACTTGGCGAGACGCGATACCGCCTCCACACGTCAGTGGAGACCGACGAAGCGGTAACGGTGATCGACGGCGAAGCGATCGTCGTCATCAAATCGCCACCGGAACACTGA